DNA from Pseudocitrobacter corydidari:
CTGCGCAAAGGTGACGTGGTGCTGGTGGAAGCCGGTGACATCATTCCCTGCGATGGTGAAGTGATTGAGGGCGGCGCGTCGGTGGATGAAAGCGCCATCACCGGGGAATCGGCCCCCGTTATTCGTGAATCCGGCGGCGATTTCGCGTCGGTGACGGGCGGGACGCGTATTCTCTCCGACTGGCTGGTGATCCGCTGTAGCGTCAACCCAGGCGAAACCTTCCTTGACCGGATGATCGCCATGGTCGAAGGCGCACAGCGTCGCAAAACCCCCAACGAAGTGGCGCTGACGATTCTGCTGGTCGCCCTGACTATCGTCTTCCTGCTGGCGACCGCCACCCTGTGGCCCTTCTCCACCTGGGGTGGTAAACCGGTGAGCGTGATCGTTCTTATTGCTCTGCTGGTATGTCTGATCCCAACCACCATCGGTGGCCTGCTGTCGGCCATTGGCGTTGCCGGAATGAGCCGCATGCTGGGCGCTAACGTGATTGCCACCAGCGGCCGCGCAGTGGAAGCCGCAGGCGACGTCGATGTATTGCTGCTGGATAAAACCGGCACCATTACCCTCGGCAACCGCCAGGCATCGCAATTTTTACCGGCTAACGGCGTGGATGAAAGAACGCTGGCCGACGCCGCGCAGCTCTCGTCGCTGGCGGATGAAACGCCCGAAGGCCGCAGCATCGTGGTGCTCGCCAAACAGCGTTTTAACCTGCGCGAGCGCGACGTACAGCAGCTACACGCCACCTTTGTACCCTTTACCGCGCAAACCCGCATGAGCGGGATTAACATCGATAACCGCATGATCCGCAAAGGTTCAGTGGATGCCATTCGCCGCCACGTTGAAAGTAACGGCGGGCAATTCCCGGCGGATGTCGAGCATCTGGTTGACGGTATCGCCCGTCAGGGTTCAACCCCGCTGGTGGTCGTGGAAGGCGCGAAAGTCCTCGGGGCGATTGCCCTGAAAGATATCGTAAAAGGCGGCATTAAAGAACGCTTCGTGCAACTGCGCAAAATGGGCATCAAGACGGTGATGATCACCGGCGATAACCGCCTGACCGCTGCCGCGATTGCCGCCGAAGCGGGCGTCGATGATTTTCTCGCCGAAGCGACGCCGGAAGCCAAGCTGGCGTTGATTCGCCAGTATCAGTCCGAAGGCCGCATGGTGGCGATGACTGGCGACGGCACCAACGACGCCCCGGCGCTGGCGCAGGCTGACGTGGCGGTGGCAATGAACTCCGGCACTCAGGCGGCGAAAGAAGCGGGCAACATGGTCGATCTCGATTCCAACCCCACCAAGCTGATTGAAGTGGTGCATATCGGTAAACAGATGCTGATGACGCGCGGCTCACTCACCACCTTCAGCATCGCCAATGACGTGGCGAAATACTTCGCCATTATCCCGGCGGCGTTTGCCGCAAGCTGGCCGCAGCTTGGCGTGTTGAACATCATGCATCTGCATTCCCCGGATTCAGCGATTCTGAGCGCGGTGATTTTCAACGCCCTGATCATCGTCTTTCTGCTGCCGCTGGCGCTGAAAGGTGTGAGTTATCAACCCCTTTCCGCTTCTGCAATGCTGCGCCGCAATCTGTGGATTTACGGCCTGGGCGGCCTGATTGTGCCGTTTATCGGCATTAAAGCTATCGATCTGTTACTGACTCTGTTGGGTCTGGTGTGAGGTACGCAATGTCTCTGCTTCGTCCTGCTGTTGTGATTTTTCTTTTTCTGGCACTGATTACCGGCGGTGCTTATCCGCTACTGACCACCGCACTCGGCCAGTGGTGGTTTAACGATAGCGCCAACGGTTCGCTGATTATTGAGGGCAATCAGGTGCGCGGTTCCACGCTGATTGGGCAAAACTTTACCCAACCCGGCTACTTCCACGGTCGCCCCTCCGCCACGGCGGACATGCCCTATAACCCGATGGCATCGGGCGGCAGTAATCTGGCGGCGAGCAACCCGGCGCTGGATGATGCGATCCGTGCGCGCGTGGCGCAGCTGCGGGCAGCCAACCCGGATGCCCCGGCCGCCGTTCCCACGGAACTGGTGACGGCCTCCGCCAGCGGGCTGGATTACGGTCTGACGCCGGAAAGCGTGCGCTGGCAGGTGCCGCGCGTCGCCAAAGCGCGTCACGTCTCAGCGGAATGGCTCAATCAACAAATTGATGCCGCCACGCAGAAACCGCTGCTCGGTTTTCTCGGCCAACCTGTGGTAAATATTGTTGAGCTGAATATGGCGCTGGATGCCTACAAGGATAACTGATGATGACCGACGAGCCGCAACGCCCAAACCCGGATCGCCTGCTGGAGCAGACGGCCTCCCCGCATCGCGGAAAGCTGAAGATTTTCTTCGGTGCCTGCGCGGGCGTGGGGAAAACCTGGGCGATGCTGGCGGAGGCCCAGCGTCTGCGGGCGCAGGGGCTGGATATCCTGGCGGGCGTGGTGGAAACCCACGGGCGTAAAGAGACGGCGGAAATGCTCAAGGGCCTGACGGTACTACCGCAAAAGCGGCTGTCATGGCAGGGGCGTTATCTGCATGAGTTTGACCTGGACGCCGCCCTCGCCCGCCGCCCGGCGCTGGTTTTGATGGATGAACTGGCGCACAGCAACGCGCCCGGTTCGCGTCATCCCAAACGCTGGCAGGATATCGACGAACTTCTGGAAGCCGGAATCGACGTCTTTACTACCGTTAATGTCCAGCATCTGGAAAGCCTGAATGATATTGTCAGCGGCGTCACCGGCATTCAGGTGCGCGAAACCGTACCCGACCCGTTCTTTGATGCCGCCGATGAAGTGGTGCTGGTGGATCTGCCGCCGGATGACCTACGCCAGCGGCTTAACGAAGGCAAAGTGTATCTTGCCGGGCAGGCCGAACGCGCTATCGAGAATTTTTTCCGCAAAGGGAATCTCATCGCCCTGCGTGAACTGGCTCTGCGCCGCACGGCGGACCGCGTGGATGAACAGATGCGCGCCTGGCGTGATACCCAGGGCCAGGAAAAAGTCTGGCATACCCGCGATGCGATCCTGCTCTGCGTCGGCCACCATACGGGCAGCGAAAAACTGGTGCGCACTGCCGCACGTCTGGCGGCGCGTTTAGGCAGCGTCTGGCATGCCGTGTATGTGGAAACGCCTACGCTGCATCGCCTGCCGGAGGCCCAGCGCCGTGCGATCCTCAGTTCGCTGCGTCTGGCGCAGGAACTGGGCGCAGAAACCGCCACCCTTTCCGATCCATCGGAAGAGAAAGCGGTGATCCGCTACGCCCGTGAGCATAACCTTGGCAAAATCGTGATCGGCAGGCAGGAGAAGCGTCACTGGTGGAACGGCGAGCGCTTCGGTGACCGCCTGGCCCGCCATGCACCGGATCTCGATCTGCTGGTTGTCGCGATGGACGAGAAGCCCGATCCGCTGCCTTCATCAACCCGTGATCCGCGCAGTTTCTTTGACAAGTGGCAGGTGCAAATTCGCGGCTGCGCGGTGGCGTTTGCTCTTTGTACGGCCATTACGCTTATCGCAGCGCAGTGGTTAATGGCCTTCGACGCCGCCAACCTGGTGATGCTCTATCTGCTTGGTGTGGTGATCGTCGCCCTCTTCTATGGCCGCTGGCCGTCGGTGCTGGCGACGGTTATCAACGTTATAAGCTTCGATCTCTTCTTTATTGCTCCGCGCGGTACGCTGGCGGTGTCTGATGTGCAATATCTTTTGACCTTTGGCGTCATGCTCA
Protein-coding regions in this window:
- the kdpD gene encoding two-component system sensor histidine kinase KdpD, producing the protein MTDEPQRPNPDRLLEQTASPHRGKLKIFFGACAGVGKTWAMLAEAQRLRAQGLDILAGVVETHGRKETAEMLKGLTVLPQKRLSWQGRYLHEFDLDAALARRPALVLMDELAHSNAPGSRHPKRWQDIDELLEAGIDVFTTVNVQHLESLNDIVSGVTGIQVRETVPDPFFDAADEVVLVDLPPDDLRQRLNEGKVYLAGQAERAIENFFRKGNLIALRELALRRTADRVDEQMRAWRDTQGQEKVWHTRDAILLCVGHHTGSEKLVRTAARLAARLGSVWHAVYVETPTLHRLPEAQRRAILSSLRLAQELGAETATLSDPSEEKAVIRYAREHNLGKIVIGRQEKRHWWNGERFGDRLARHAPDLDLLVVAMDEKPDPLPSSTRDPRSFFDKWQVQIRGCAVAFALCTAITLIAAQWLMAFDAANLVMLYLLGVVIVALFYGRWPSVLATVINVISFDLFFIAPRGTLAVSDVQYLLTFGVMLTVGLVIGNLTAGVRYQARVARYREQRTRHLYEMSKALAVGRSAEDIARTCEQYIQSTFHARSQVLLPDENDKLTPSTQQDGLTPWDDAIARWSFDKGLPAGAGTDTLPGVPYQILPLKSASKTLGLVVVEPLNLRQLMIPEQQRLLETFTLLAASALERLALTASEEQARFASERESLRNSLLAALSHDLRTPLTVLFGQAEILTLDLASSGSPYAPQANEIRQHVLNTTRLVNNLLDMARIQSGGFNLNKEWLTLEEVVGSALRMLEPGLNGQQIALSLPDPLMLIHVDGPLFERVLINLLENAVKYAGPQAQIGINAREQNHQLFLDIWDNGPGIAQGQEIRIFDKFSRGNKESAIPGVGLGLAICRAIVDIHGGTLSASNRPEGGACFHVTLPLESPPELEEFHEDM
- the kdpB gene encoding potassium-transporting ATPase subunit KdpB — its product is MSRKQLALFDRKLVGQAITDAIKKLSPTIQWRNPVMFIVWIGSVLTTMMSLAMATGHLQGNALFSGAIALWLWFTVLFANFAEAMAEGRSKAQANSLKSVQKTAFARKLRAPQHGAEMDHVPSDELRKGDVVLVEAGDIIPCDGEVIEGGASVDESAITGESAPVIRESGGDFASVTGGTRILSDWLVIRCSVNPGETFLDRMIAMVEGAQRRKTPNEVALTILLVALTIVFLLATATLWPFSTWGGKPVSVIVLIALLVCLIPTTIGGLLSAIGVAGMSRMLGANVIATSGRAVEAAGDVDVLLLDKTGTITLGNRQASQFLPANGVDERTLADAAQLSSLADETPEGRSIVVLAKQRFNLRERDVQQLHATFVPFTAQTRMSGINIDNRMIRKGSVDAIRRHVESNGGQFPADVEHLVDGIARQGSTPLVVVEGAKVLGAIALKDIVKGGIKERFVQLRKMGIKTVMITGDNRLTAAAIAAEAGVDDFLAEATPEAKLALIRQYQSEGRMVAMTGDGTNDAPALAQADVAVAMNSGTQAAKEAGNMVDLDSNPTKLIEVVHIGKQMLMTRGSLTTFSIANDVAKYFAIIPAAFAASWPQLGVLNIMHLHSPDSAILSAVIFNALIIVFLLPLALKGVSYQPLSASAMLRRNLWIYGLGGLIVPFIGIKAIDLLLTLLGLV
- the kdpC gene encoding potassium-transporting ATPase subunit KdpC, which encodes MSLLRPAVVIFLFLALITGGAYPLLTTALGQWWFNDSANGSLIIEGNQVRGSTLIGQNFTQPGYFHGRPSATADMPYNPMASGGSNLAASNPALDDAIRARVAQLRAANPDAPAAVPTELVTASASGLDYGLTPESVRWQVPRVAKARHVSAEWLNQQIDAATQKPLLGFLGQPVVNIVELNMALDAYKDN